One Suricata suricatta isolate VVHF042 chromosome X, meerkat_22Aug2017_6uvM2_HiC, whole genome shotgun sequence genomic region harbors:
- the AWAT1 gene encoding acyl-CoA wax alcohol acyltransferase 1 encodes MPYFKQPKYLQSLMLLQWPLSYLAMFWILQPFSVYLLFTCLWPLPVLYFAWFFLDWKTPEQGGRRSAWVRNWCAWTHIRDYFPITIQKTKDLSPEHNYLMGVHPHGLLTFGAFCNFCTEATGFSKIFPGITPHLATLSWFFKIPFVREYLMAKGVCSVSQPAIDYLLSHGTGNLVGIVVGGVGEALQSVPNTTTLILQKRKGFVRTALQHGAHLVPTFTFGETEVYDQVIFHKDSWMYKFQRHFRSIFGFYFCVFYGRGFHQDSTGLLPYSLPIVTVVGEPLPLPKIEEPSQEMVEKYHALYMDALCKLFDQHKIQYGCSETQKLLFL; translated from the exons ATGCCTTATTTCAAGCAGCCTAAGTACctccagagtctgatgcttctGCAATGGCCCTTGAGCTACCTTGCCATGT TTTGGATCTTGCAGCCATTTTCTGTCTACCTGCTGTTTACATGCTTGTGGCCACTACCAGTGCTTTACTTTGCCTGGTTTTTCCTGGACTGGAAGACCCCAGAGCAAG GTGGCAGGCGTTCAGCCTGGGTAAGGAACTGGTGTGCTTGGACCCATATCAGGGACTATTTTCCCATTACG ATCCAGAAGACAAAAGACCTGTCACCTGAGCACAACTATCTCATGGGGGTTCATCCTCATGGCCTCTTGACCTTTGGAGCCTTCTGCAACTTCTGCACTGAGGCCACAGGCTTCTCGAAGATCTTCCCAGGCATCACCCCCCACTTAGCCACATTGTCCTGGTTCTTCAAGATCCCCTTTGTTAGGGAGTATCTCATGGCCAAAG GTGTATGCTCTGTGAGTCAGCCAGCCATCGACTACCTGCTAAGCCATGGCACTGGCAACCTCGTGGGCATCGtagtgggaggggtgggagaggccCTGCAAAGTGTGCCCAACACCACCACCCTCATCCTCCAGAAGCGCAAGGGATTTGTGCGCACAGCCCTACAGCATGG GGCTCATCTGGTCCCCACCTTCActtttggagaaactgaggtaTATGATCAGGTAATATTCCATAAAGACAGCTGGATGTACAAGTTCCAGAGGCACTTCCGCAGtatttttggtttctatttttgtgtcttCTATGGACGAGGCTTCCACCAAGACTCCACGGGGCTCCTGCCATACTCACTGCCTATCGTCACTGTGG TTGGGgagcctctgcccctgcccaaaATTGAAGAACCAAGCCAGGAAATGGTGGAAAAATACCATGCACTCTATATGGATGCCCTGTGCAAATTGTTTGACCAGCATAAGATCCAGTATGGCTGTTCAGAGACCCAAAAGCTGCTTTTCCTGTGA
- the DGAT2L6 gene encoding diacylglycerol O-acyltransferase 2-like protein 6 yields the protein MAFLSQLDLHECLQTLSVLQWLPVYIFLGAIPIIFIPYFLVFTKFWILSVLALTWLAYDWNTHSQGGRRSAWVRNWTLWKYFQNYFPIKLVKTHDLSPECNYIIANHPHGVLSYGVFINFATEATGFSRIFPGITPSLGTLEGIFWIPIVREYVMSMGVCPVSELALKYLLTQKGLGNAVVIVVGGAAEALLCRPGASTIYLKERKGFVKLALKTGAYLVPAYSFGENEVHNQETFPEGTWIRFFQKTFQDTFKKILGLNFCTFHGRGLTRESWGFLPFNRPITTVVGEPLPIPRIEKPNKKTVDKYHALYISALCKLFDQHKVQYGFPETQELTII from the exons GAGCGATTCCTATTATTTTTATACCCTACTTTCTGGTGTTCACTAAATTCTGGATCTTGTCTGTGCTCGCCTTAACCTGGCTCGCCTATGATTGGAATACTCACAGTCAAG GTGGTAGGCGTTCAGCTTGGGTACGAAATTGGACCCTCTggaagtattttcaaaattatttcccaATAAAG CTGGTGAAGACTCATGACCTCTCTCCGGAATGTAACTATATCATTGCCAATCACCCCCATGGCGTTCTCTCTTATGGTGTGTTCATCAACTTTGCTACTGAGGCCACTGGCTTTTCTCGGATATTCCCAGGCATCACCCCTTCATTAGGGACCTTGGAAGGGATCTTCTGGATTCCAATTGTACGAGAATATGTGATGTCAATGG GTGTGTGCCCAGTGAGTGAGTTGGCCTTGAAGTATTTGCTGACCCAAAAAGGCTTAGGCAATGCTGTGGTTATTGTGGTGGGTGGAGCTGCTGAAGCCCTCTTGTGTCGACCAGGAGCCTCTACCATCTACCTCAAAGAACGTAAAGGTTTTGTGAAGTTGGCACTGAAGACAGG AGCGTACCTTGTCCCTGCCTATTCCTTTGGAGAGAATGAGGTTCACAATCAAGAGACCTTCCCTGAGGGCACATGGATAAGATTCTTCCAAAAAACCTTCCAGGACACATTCAAAAAAATCCTGGGACTAAATTTCTGTACCTTCCATGGCCGGGGCCTCACTCGAGAATCCTGGGGCTTCCTTCCTTTCAATAGGCCCATTACCACTGTTG TTGGGGAGCCCCTGCCAATCCCCAGGATCGAGAAACCAAACAAGAAGACAGTGGACAAGTACCATGCACTCTACATCAGTGCCCTGTGCAAGCTGTTTGACCAGCACAAAGTTCAATATGGCTTTCCTGAGACCCAGGAGCTGACAATCATATAA